One Candidatus Obscuribacterales bacterium genomic window carries:
- the rimI gene encoding ribosomal protein S18-alanine N-acetyltransferase has translation MEIQIRQLTLLDLDQVMAIEPVAFGNHHWSYQSFVNELNNMSGQYFAAWNTDTNQLIGYSGFWLIGEEAHITTLAVHPDFRRQSVGERLLIHDIRAAQKLGARWITLEVRVSNQWAQNLYFKYGFKNLGQRRSYYQDNGEDALVLWTENIENPSYQKLVDEKEKELLDKERKFNMSSGEGGLPCR, from the coding sequence GTGGAAATACAGATAAGGCAATTGACACTACTGGACCTTGACCAAGTAATGGCTATTGAGCCGGTTGCCTTCGGCAATCACCACTGGTCGTACCAATCTTTTGTCAATGAATTGAACAATATGTCGGGACAGTACTTTGCGGCATGGAATACGGACACAAATCAACTTATTGGTTATTCAGGGTTTTGGCTCATTGGTGAGGAAGCACACATCACTACGCTTGCCGTTCATCCGGATTTTAGACGCCAATCGGTTGGTGAAAGACTGCTTATACACGATATTCGCGCAGCTCAAAAGCTCGGTGCGCGCTGGATAACCTTAGAAGTCAGAGTGTCCAATCAATGGGCGCAAAATCTCTACTTCAAATATGGATTTAAAAACCTGGGACAAAGACGCAGTTACTATCAAGATAATGGCGAAGATGCGCTTGTGCTCTGGACTGAAAATATAGAAAACCCTTCTTATCAAAAACTGGTTGATGAAAAGGAAAAAGAACTTCTCGATAAAGAGAGAAAATTCAATATGTCGTCCGGTGAAGGGGGCTTGCCATGCCGCTGA
- a CDS encoding metallophosphoesterase, translating to MSKSENEKKNFPWKLLGLLTGAAVGAGVGTYLYASYVEARRYQLEKVRVAINGGAQRRFLRPLKILHISDLHLCHPESHKIEFLKRVTDDEYDLVILTGDIFENETGVPYVRDLLSREPRLGAYAVLGNHDYYDYNLWHKTFGRIVRKFRHPAEKRDVKPLVKALESGGFKVLQNATVSFPDEGLHLIGVDYPGVSQQHLLDMSAKAHPEHLLMALFHVPQNLDSYAKAGVHLAFGGHTHGGQIRIPGYGAIITDSELPGREASGLFYRGDTAFHISRGVGADPRTNFRLFCPPHATVLEVICNG from the coding sequence GTGTCGAAATCGGAAAATGAAAAGAAGAATTTCCCCTGGAAGCTTTTAGGACTTCTGACAGGAGCTGCCGTTGGTGCCGGTGTCGGCACTTATCTTTATGCAAGCTATGTCGAAGCCAGGCGCTATCAATTAGAAAAGGTAAGGGTGGCAATCAACGGTGGAGCGCAACGTCGCTTTTTGAGACCTTTGAAAATTTTGCACATCTCTGATCTGCACCTGTGTCATCCTGAATCTCACAAAATAGAGTTTCTAAAAAGAGTTACTGACGACGAGTACGATCTCGTCATTTTGACTGGTGACATTTTTGAAAACGAAACGGGTGTTCCTTACGTGAGAGACTTGTTATCGCGAGAACCACGTTTGGGCGCGTATGCCGTATTGGGCAATCACGATTATTATGACTACAATCTCTGGCACAAAACATTCGGACGCATCGTGCGCAAGTTTAGACATCCTGCCGAAAAGCGTGATGTTAAACCACTTGTGAAAGCGCTGGAATCAGGCGGCTTTAAAGTATTGCAAAATGCCACCGTTAGTTTTCCGGATGAAGGGCTGCATCTTATCGGTGTCGACTACCCTGGTGTGTCTCAACAACATTTGCTGGACATGTCGGCTAAAGCTCATCCCGAGCATCTTTTGATGGCTCTTTTCCATGTCCCGCAAAATTTGGATTCATATGCAAAAGCAGGTGTCCATCTGGCTTTTGGCGGGCATACTCATGGTGGACAAATCCGCATCCCCGGTTATGGTGCAATAATCACCGATTCAGAATTGCCGGGAAGAGAAGCCTCCGGACTTTTCTATCGAGGCGACACAGCCTTTCATATATCGCGTGGCGTAGGTGCTGATCCGCGCACCAATTTCAGACTCTTTTGCCCGCCACATGCCACAGTTCTGGAAGTTATTTGCAACGGTTAG
- a CDS encoding biotin transporter BioY translates to MPLTLVGKSQNMRRKSRIGQLVVVLIGTQLLFLATFLGLNLPTATEGNLIRYVRQASENLVARLPGQIGSELKHNVPELAYGSEPIRMSIYVPEAPVAIFVGYVLGPLLAPISAIVFLVIGFLGPHLGIFAFSSGGGIEYFKQPGFGYLLGMVVACWVTGRLTVQNRTSKRQCLAVVCGLLSVHLFGIGYMLIAALISSFGAQPGDAGAQFFWQPWIFEEVRNLTWYVLPYDILLSVVAIGLGFPFRWLVATLIAPDIASKQKAGEKFKDLL, encoded by the coding sequence ATGCCGCTGACACTAGTTGGTAAATCGCAGAACATGCGCCGCAAATCGAGAATCGGACAATTGGTCGTTGTCTTAATCGGTACGCAGCTTTTGTTCCTAGCGACATTTCTTGGCTTGAATTTGCCGACTGCGACAGAAGGCAATTTAATTCGCTATGTCCGCCAGGCTTCCGAAAATCTGGTGGCGAGACTGCCGGGACAAATCGGCAGCGAACTTAAGCACAATGTGCCGGAATTAGCTTACGGCTCAGAGCCAATTCGCATGAGCATTTATGTTCCGGAAGCCCCTGTTGCAATTTTTGTCGGCTATGTATTAGGACCTCTGCTTGCCCCTATATCGGCAATTGTCTTTTTGGTAATTGGTTTTCTAGGACCGCACTTGGGCATTTTCGCCTTCTCGTCAGGTGGTGGTATCGAGTATTTTAAACAGCCAGGCTTCGGTTATCTTCTGGGAATGGTTGTTGCTTGCTGGGTGACAGGACGCCTGACGGTGCAGAATAGAACCAGTAAAAGACAATGTCTGGCTGTAGTTTGCGGACTTTTGTCGGTGCATTTATTCGGCATCGGCTACATGCTTATAGCTGCCTTGATTTCCTCTTTTGGTGCTCAACCGGGGGATGCCGGCGCGCAATTTTTCTGGCAGCCATGGATCTTCGAAGAAGTGCGTAATTTGACCTGGTATGTTTTGCCCTATGACATACTTTTATCCGTTGTGGCAATTGGATTGGGTTTTCCATTCCGATGGCTGGTTGCAACACTTATTGCTCCCGATATTGCTTCTAAGCAGAAAGCGGGCGAAAAATTCAAGGATTTACTCTAG
- a CDS encoding glycosyltransferase family 39 protein — protein MARFDKWLFLLAILVTLAGGFFRTYNLDSKICWLDESYTLLRISGFTVEEILTEAKNGHISRVGDLLKFQQLNKDRHAGNTIYTAAVGDPHIPPLYYLLERSWCSFFGDSLAVIRGLSAVFSLLCLPLAWLAAIEIFSNKRVAAVATILMALSPIQVLYAQEARPYSLWCLAILAMSICCLKAMKLGTKWWLMYALVSGIALWIHPLSIFVLSAHALYVIILALKDNSYENLPPLAMSGATALTIFSPWIYVMITHMETIKARTNWTTASTDNQADWLFDLSYPFIDLPTTEYFAMLAIAIPLLQLFAIAAFLYSKQGKPFLFIACLGLIPTLSLLAPDLFLGGMRSFIPRYLFPLYLSLLLSLAYLIATLLSSKRLLNAIGIVLLSIFLFVAGRSDWLMLHEKTWWNKEHSNYLIPIAETINNTENAYLYSAAGVGTMLVMSHLLKPEIPITLLSVQPLKQFSAAAKTAGDIFLLNPTPKLLLDLKLIGNLTPQDPAGHLWKIEPTK, from the coding sequence TTGGCAAGATTCGATAAATGGCTATTTTTGCTGGCGATATTAGTCACCCTGGCTGGTGGCTTTTTTCGAACCTATAACTTGGACAGCAAAATTTGCTGGCTGGACGAATCCTATACGCTTTTGAGGATTTCCGGTTTCACCGTTGAAGAAATTCTGACTGAAGCAAAAAACGGACACATCTCAAGAGTTGGCGATCTGCTTAAGTTTCAGCAGTTAAACAAAGACCGACATGCCGGTAACACAATATACACAGCGGCAGTCGGAGATCCACATATTCCTCCGCTCTATTACTTACTTGAGAGATCTTGGTGCAGTTTCTTTGGTGACAGCTTAGCGGTTATCAGAGGATTATCTGCCGTTTTTAGCTTACTCTGCCTGCCTCTTGCTTGGCTTGCGGCAATCGAGATTTTTAGCAATAAACGAGTAGCGGCTGTTGCCACGATCCTTATGGCTTTGTCACCAATTCAAGTTTTGTATGCGCAGGAAGCACGTCCATATAGCCTCTGGTGCTTGGCTATTCTTGCCATGAGTATTTGTTGCCTGAAAGCAATGAAACTGGGCACAAAATGGTGGCTTATGTATGCGCTTGTTAGCGGCATCGCCCTCTGGATTCATCCCCTATCCATTTTTGTTTTGTCGGCACATGCGCTTTACGTAATCATTCTGGCTTTGAAAGACAACAGTTATGAAAACTTGCCGCCGCTGGCAATGTCCGGCGCGACCGCTCTAACAATTTTCAGTCCCTGGATTTACGTCATGATCACGCATATGGAAACCATCAAAGCTCGTACAAACTGGACCACCGCCTCGACAGACAATCAGGCTGACTGGCTATTTGATCTTAGTTATCCTTTCATTGATCTACCGACAACTGAATACTTTGCCATGTTAGCCATCGCTATTCCACTGCTGCAATTATTTGCGATTGCAGCGTTCTTGTATTCAAAGCAAGGCAAACCATTTTTATTCATTGCCTGCCTGGGATTAATTCCAACCTTATCCCTTTTAGCACCTGATCTTTTCTTAGGCGGAATGCGATCTTTTATTCCGCGTTACCTCTTCCCACTTTATCTAAGCTTGTTGCTTTCTCTAGCCTACTTAATTGCCACTTTGCTTTCGTCAAAACGCCTATTGAATGCCATCGGCATTGTGCTCTTATCTATATTCCTTTTTGTTGCCGGCCGATCCGACTGGTTGATGCTCCACGAAAAGACCTGGTGGAACAAAGAACACAGCAACTACCTAATTCCTATTGCAGAGACAATCAACAACACCGAAAACGCCTATTTATATTCAGCTGCTGGTGTCGGCACAATGCTCGTTATGAGCCATCTTTTGAAACCGGAAATACCAATTACCCTTTTATCTGTTCAGCCACTGAAACAGTTTTCCGCTGCAGCCAAAACCGCCGGCGACATTTTCTTGCTAAACCCGACACCTAAACTTCTGCTTGATCTAAAGTTAATTGGAAATTTGACACCTCAAGATCCGGCTGGGCATTTATGGAAGATTGAGCCTACAAAGTGA
- the rlmN gene encoding 23S rRNA (adenine(2503)-C(2))-methyltransferase RlmN produces the protein MSGKSLPELTEFVLELGLPAYRAKQLHSWIYAKWAKSFEEMTDLPADLRVKLEEVAQISLLKLAHMQVSKDGTRKYLFELPDGKFVESVLMSFNDRESLSACVSTQVGCAVGCTFCATGFLGFTRNLTSQEIVDQIMCIQRESGKRVSNVVYMGQGEPLLNVEEVITSIHTISQSVGIGCRHLTVSTSGIIPGINRLAEEGLPIVLALSLHTPDRKTREEIVPISKKYPLPKLMQALADYAEATKRRVTIEYVLLAGVNDTDEQGRELAQLVRNVPCMINLIPYNPTETPDGVTPYQRPSIRAQQRFKHLAESTGKTVTIRLERGTDIDAACGQLHNTYNQR, from the coding sequence TTGTCTGGCAAGTCGCTTCCGGAGCTGACCGAGTTCGTCCTCGAACTTGGCTTGCCCGCCTATCGCGCCAAACAGCTCCATAGCTGGATTTATGCCAAGTGGGCAAAATCTTTTGAAGAAATGACCGACCTGCCTGCCGACTTGCGTGTCAAACTTGAAGAAGTTGCGCAAATTTCCCTGCTCAAACTTGCGCACATGCAGGTAAGCAAAGACGGCACGCGCAAATATTTGTTTGAATTGCCCGACGGCAAGTTCGTCGAATCAGTACTTATGTCATTCAACGATAGAGAAAGTTTGTCCGCTTGCGTGTCCACACAAGTCGGCTGCGCCGTTGGTTGCACATTTTGCGCCACCGGATTCCTAGGCTTTACGCGTAATTTGACTTCGCAAGAAATCGTCGATCAAATAATGTGCATTCAGAGAGAATCAGGCAAACGCGTAAGCAATGTTGTTTACATGGGGCAGGGCGAACCTCTTTTAAATGTCGAGGAAGTAATCACTTCCATTCATACAATTTCTCAATCAGTGGGTATAGGCTGCCGCCATCTGACAGTTTCCACATCAGGAATTATCCCGGGCATCAATCGCCTGGCTGAAGAAGGATTGCCCATTGTGCTTGCTCTTTCACTGCACACACCGGATAGAAAAACTCGTGAAGAAATTGTGCCAATAAGCAAAAAATACCCACTGCCTAAGTTAATGCAAGCACTTGCTGATTATGCAGAGGCAACTAAAAGACGCGTAACTATCGAGTATGTGCTTCTTGCCGGAGTTAACGACACTGATGAGCAAGGACGAGAATTAGCGCAACTAGTACGCAATGTGCCTTGCATGATCAATCTCATCCCGTACAATCCAACAGAAACACCTGATGGCGTAACCCCTTATCAGCGCCCATCAATAAGAGCGCAACAACGTTTCAAGCATTTAGCTGAATCGACAGGTAAGACTGTGACCATCCGCTTAGAGCGCGGCACAGACATTGACGCAGCCTGTGGGCAATTGCACAATACGTACAATCAGCGATAA
- a CDS encoding antibiotic biosynthesis monooxygenase has translation MDSAQISKVSALVLTVQIHSGDTDKLTAWLVKMMMGAAKYPGFLSAEIIPSISENDPQWFLVEWFRTNEDLFNWQASSDRVQLKEELSTLFAEGSLTLKEEITEQAGTRGSVATAIITAIKPGKEKEYQEWASRIKIAQSKFPGYRGTYFQPPMDNRIDNWTTLLRFDTPANLDNWFNSKERNELVLEGQQYVKSTDYHALPVSSFPGWFPVDKKGRPPARWKTAMLVLLCLYPMAVLQFKYVRPLLEALPSEIVTFLSNLASVMIMSWFLMPFAVKQFDKWLYPSETGVSANAKGFAIILALYTIEIALLLVLVH, from the coding sequence ATGGACTCGGCACAAATATCTAAGGTGTCTGCTTTAGTACTAACGGTGCAGATTCATTCAGGAGACACAGATAAGTTAACTGCGTGGCTCGTCAAAATGATGATGGGGGCAGCGAAATATCCCGGTTTTCTAAGTGCTGAAATTATTCCGTCTATTTCCGAAAATGATCCGCAGTGGTTTTTGGTGGAATGGTTTCGCACCAATGAGGACTTGTTCAACTGGCAAGCATCTTCCGATAGAGTTCAACTGAAAGAAGAGTTGTCCACTTTGTTTGCCGAAGGAAGTCTCACCCTAAAAGAAGAAATTACCGAGCAAGCAGGTACCAGAGGCAGTGTAGCAACAGCGATTATCACTGCTATAAAGCCGGGCAAGGAAAAAGAATATCAAGAATGGGCCTCGCGAATAAAAATTGCTCAGTCTAAATTCCCCGGCTATCGCGGCACTTATTTTCAGCCTCCGATGGACAATCGTATAGACAATTGGACGACACTTCTGCGTTTCGATACACCCGCCAATCTCGATAATTGGTTCAATTCAAAAGAGCGCAATGAATTGGTTTTAGAAGGGCAGCAGTACGTTAAGTCAACGGACTATCATGCGCTGCCTGTGTCGTCATTTCCCGGTTGGTTTCCTGTCGACAAGAAGGGCAGACCGCCGGCTCGCTGGAAAACAGCAATGCTTGTTCTTTTATGTTTATATCCGATGGCTGTTTTGCAATTTAAATATGTCAGGCCATTGCTGGAGGCATTGCCTTCCGAGATTGTCACTTTTTTAAGTAATCTCGCAAGCGTAATGATTATGTCCTGGTTCCTCATGCCGTTTGCGGTAAAACAATTCGACAAGTGGTTGTATCCATCTGAGACTGGTGTATCAGCCAACGCAAAAGGATTTGCGATAATTTTAGCCTTGTATACAATAGAAATAGCGCTTTTGTTGGTCTTGGTTCATTGA
- the tsaB gene encoding tRNA (adenosine(37)-N6)-threonylcarbamoyltransferase complex dimerization subunit type 1 TsaB, whose product MRLLSFDTSADLRLCLMENSQVVETKAEASAESRQAIASSLLPAIDSALKNAGWQKNSIDVLVVGIGPGSFTGIRSGIVTARTIGQALNLPVVGVSKLDCLSRVLEPELPAAVVLKAGTNRGIMHYFVAGYGTSDKGVITEVEPCYLPAERLSAVLGEFNDWFGESDCRSLIEEMDGQFVQLPQIENIAIIQAQIAQDKLSLGGLGDLSGGLSAEKRAEMAKEFPFAKVAPLYLRGPSITLKTAK is encoded by the coding sequence ATGCGTCTTTTATCTTTTGACACGAGCGCTGATCTTCGCTTATGCCTGATGGAGAATTCCCAGGTAGTTGAGACTAAGGCAGAAGCAAGTGCTGAAAGTCGTCAGGCTATTGCCAGCAGTCTTCTGCCGGCCATTGATAGTGCTTTGAAAAATGCCGGCTGGCAGAAAAATAGCATTGATGTCTTGGTGGTGGGCATTGGTCCCGGCAGTTTTACAGGCATTCGCTCAGGCATAGTGACAGCTCGCACAATTGGACAAGCATTGAATCTGCCTGTTGTCGGTGTGAGCAAATTAGATTGCCTGAGCAGAGTTCTTGAGCCGGAGTTGCCGGCGGCTGTTGTGCTTAAGGCCGGCACCAATAGAGGTATCATGCATTACTTTGTGGCAGGCTATGGTACATCGGACAAAGGCGTCATTACCGAAGTTGAGCCTTGTTATTTGCCGGCAGAAAGACTAAGCGCAGTTCTTGGTGAGTTCAATGACTGGTTCGGCGAAAGTGATTGCCGTTCATTGATTGAAGAAATGGACGGTCAATTTGTGCAATTGCCCCAGATTGAAAATATTGCCATAATCCAGGCGCAAATAGCACAAGATAAGTTATCTTTAGGTGGACTTGGCGACTTGTCCGGCGGTCTTTCAGCTGAAAAAAGAGCTGAGATGGCTAAAGAGTTTCCGTTCGCTAAGGTTGCGCCTCTTTATCTACGCGGTCCCTCCATTACGCTTAAAACAGCTAAGTAG
- a CDS encoding preprotein translocase subunit SecA encodes MSDGFDERMRQWLKQLFGDTNEKRVKVLKDYVVRANQFEPQMEALSDEALRGKTAEFRQKIDNALSGVEDYALMPADAPKMPGQFRNQKDKVLAEVLEDLLPEAFATVREAGKRTLKMRHFDVQLLGGAALHFNKISEMRTGEGKTLVATLPAYLNALAGRGVHVVTVNDYLARRDAEWMGQIYKFLGLSVGLIYSHQPDHEKYQAYRTDIAYGTNHEFGFDYLRDNMRTSLDQLVQRPYYYAIVDEVDNILIDEARTPLIISGFPTESFVELYKRMAQLAPHLERGKDKDDEECDYWADEKTKSVLLTERGIMNAEKMLGVSDLYDVKYNFAHHLSQSLRAKELYKLDTDYVIRPNEKGQLEIVIVDEFTGRMMVGRRWGDGLHQAIEAKENVPIQEETLTYASITYQNLFRLYPKLSGMTGTAMTEAAEFNKIYNLDVVSIPTNRENIRKDSADVIYKTEAQKFYSVVEEIVEMHEQGRPTLVGTTSIEKSEIVDELLSKPQKMGEYLIRKITKLMEFIKKHKLEGASIEAAKKHFERPGLIDPEKFEEVCKQIEKEYPKQEELIERFYSVAKTARVIAVIRRGISHHVLNAKHHEKEAMIVAQAGRKGAVTVATNMAGRGTDILLGGNSEFLAKEKLAKEGLAQDDPQWEARFKELHERIKGETDAEHDEVVKLGGLHIIGTERHESRRIDNQLRGRAGRQGDPGTTRFFLSLEDNLMRIFGGDKIAGLMDLIQVDEEMPIESGMVTRSIEGAQKKVEAHHFDARKHVLQYDDVLNTQREVIYRERRRILERAQLKEAILDMLDEHIDIALGTFIDPESPPEMWEEAGLPEVMNVLATDIPMLSDLRLEELSGLSYDELRSKLIESARLAYDVREQHIGVETMRELERQVLLRTIDSKWVDYLHNIDILRDGIGLRGYGQRDPLQEYKREAFDMFNQLLRSIQQESIQLVFRAQPVMVDLDELNEIIDEDLLADTGQEVDLSATDPKPPVAT; translated from the coding sequence ATGTCCGACGGCTTTGATGAACGCATGCGCCAATGGTTGAAGCAACTATTTGGTGACACAAATGAAAAAAGAGTTAAGGTTCTCAAAGACTACGTCGTCAGAGCTAACCAGTTTGAGCCCCAGATGGAAGCTTTGAGTGACGAGGCATTAAGAGGCAAAACAGCTGAATTCCGCCAAAAAATAGACAATGCGTTATCAGGTGTTGAGGACTATGCCTTGATGCCGGCTGACGCGCCTAAAATGCCGGGGCAATTTCGTAACCAAAAAGACAAGGTTCTGGCTGAGGTTCTGGAAGACCTCTTGCCGGAAGCTTTTGCAACCGTTCGTGAAGCAGGTAAGAGAACTCTCAAAATGCGCCATTTCGATGTGCAGCTTTTGGGTGGCGCTGCTTTGCACTTCAACAAGATTTCTGAAATGCGTACAGGTGAAGGTAAGACATTGGTGGCAACCTTGCCTGCTTACCTCAATGCTTTGGCTGGTCGTGGTGTCCATGTTGTAACGGTAAATGACTACCTGGCTCGCCGTGACGCTGAGTGGATGGGACAGATTTACAAGTTCTTGGGACTTTCTGTGGGACTTATCTATTCGCATCAACCGGATCATGAGAAGTACCAAGCTTATAGAACCGATATTGCTTACGGTACTAACCATGAATTCGGCTTTGACTATTTGCGCGACAACATGCGCACGTCTTTGGATCAATTGGTGCAGCGTCCTTACTACTATGCCATTGTCGACGAAGTGGACAATATTCTCATCGACGAAGCAAGAACCCCTCTAATAATTTCCGGATTTCCAACCGAGTCCTTCGTTGAACTCTATAAGCGTATGGCGCAATTGGCTCCGCATCTTGAGCGCGGTAAGGACAAGGATGACGAGGAATGCGATTACTGGGCTGATGAAAAGACAAAGAGCGTGCTTCTAACCGAACGCGGCATTATGAATGCAGAGAAGATGCTCGGTGTAAGCGACCTCTATGACGTAAAATACAATTTTGCCCACCACTTGTCACAATCGTTGCGCGCTAAAGAGCTCTACAAGCTTGATACCGATTATGTAATTCGCCCGAATGAGAAAGGGCAATTGGAAATCGTCATCGTTGATGAGTTCACCGGTCGTATGATGGTCGGCAGGCGCTGGGGAGATGGTTTGCACCAAGCCATTGAAGCTAAGGAAAACGTTCCTATTCAGGAAGAGACGTTGACCTATGCTTCTATTACCTATCAGAATTTGTTCCGCCTATATCCAAAACTTTCCGGTATGACAGGTACCGCTATGACGGAAGCTGCCGAATTTAACAAGATCTATAACCTGGATGTTGTTTCAATTCCAACCAATAGAGAAAACATCCGCAAGGATTCGGCTGACGTTATCTACAAAACTGAAGCGCAGAAATTTTATTCTGTGGTTGAAGAAATTGTTGAAATGCACGAGCAAGGAAGACCTACTCTTGTTGGTACAACCTCAATTGAAAAATCAGAAATTGTTGATGAGCTATTGTCCAAGCCGCAGAAAATGGGCGAATACCTGATTCGCAAAATAACCAAGCTGATGGAGTTCATCAAGAAGCACAAATTGGAAGGGGCTTCTATTGAAGCGGCTAAGAAGCATTTTGAGCGCCCGGGACTTATTGATCCGGAGAAGTTTGAAGAAGTCTGCAAGCAAATTGAGAAGGAATACCCCAAGCAAGAAGAGCTGATTGAACGCTTTTATTCAGTAGCTAAGACAGCTCGCGTAATTGCCGTTATTCGCCGCGGCATCTCACACCATGTGCTGAATGCTAAGCATCACGAAAAAGAAGCGATGATTGTGGCGCAAGCAGGCAGAAAAGGTGCTGTCACGGTTGCTACCAACATGGCTGGTCGTGGTACCGACATATTGCTTGGTGGAAATTCCGAATTCCTAGCTAAGGAAAAACTTGCTAAAGAAGGACTTGCCCAAGATGACCCGCAATGGGAAGCACGCTTTAAGGAACTCCACGAGCGCATTAAGGGTGAAACCGATGCCGAGCATGATGAGGTCGTCAAATTGGGCGGCTTGCACATCATTGGTACCGAGCGCCACGAATCTCGTCGTATCGATAACCAGTTAAGAGGTCGTGCCGGCCGTCAAGGCGACCCCGGTACAACGCGCTTCTTCCTCTCCCTTGAAGATAATTTGATGCGCATCTTCGGCGGCGACAAGATTGCCGGATTGATGGATCTCATTCAAGTCGATGAGGAAATGCCGATTGAATCCGGCATGGTCACACGTTCTATCGAAGGCGCGCAAAAGAAAGTGGAAGCGCATCACTTTGATGCACGTAAACACGTTTTGCAGTACGACGATGTTTTAAACACGCAACGTGAAGTCATCTATCGCGAACGTAGACGTATCCTTGAGCGTGCTCAATTGAAAGAGGCAATTTTGGATATGCTCGATGAGCACATCGATATTGCTCTGGGAACATTTATTGATCCTGAGTCACCACCTGAAATGTGGGAAGAAGCAGGTCTTCCCGAAGTGATGAATGTTCTGGCAACCGATATTCCCATGCTGAGTGATCTTCGTCTGGAAGAATTGTCCGGACTTTCATACGATGAGTTGCGTAGCAAACTTATCGAGTCGGCGCGTCTTGCCTATGACGTGCGTGAACAACATATTGGCGTAGAAACCATGCGCGAATTGGAAAGACAAGTGCTCTTGCGCACGATTGACAGCAAGTGGGTTGACTACTTGCACAACATCGACATCTTGCGTGATGGCATCGGCTTGCGTGGCTATGGTCAGCGTGATCCGTTGCAGGAATACAAGCGCGAAGCCTTTGATATGTTCAACCAGCTTCTCCGCTCCATTCAACAAGAATCCATTCAGTTGGTCTTCAGAGCGCAACCGGTAATGGTTGACCTGGACGAATTGAATGAAATCATTGACGAGGACCTGTTGGCTGATACGGGGCAGGAAGTCGATTTAAGTGCAACGGATCCAAAACCACCGGTAGCCACCTAA